A section of the bacterium genome encodes:
- a CDS encoding biotin--[acetyl-CoA-carboxylase] ligase produces the protein MQDPVQQDKMYGPFLVQWFDQLDSTNTRLLDQVDLIPALPSGTVWAARTQSAGRGRLERKWISSSSGNLLFSLFHRTGAEPGRLPSLTMAMAIAVDEMLQTFQVHSNLKWPNDIQVKGCKIAGLLAERAGAEGVVIGVGLNINMTASELALIDQPATSLRNETGRVWNVEEVLAVLLATHLPPWLACWDRNGFSGLRERWMQGCGGLHTPLAVRDGERRLHGTLAGFGEEGELQLRLPDGTIQTVWAGEVVAL, from the coding sequence GTGCAAGACCCGGTACAACAGGATAAAATGTACGGCCCGTTTCTGGTGCAGTGGTTTGATCAGCTAGACTCGACCAATACCCGTTTGCTGGATCAGGTCGACCTGATCCCGGCGCTACCCTCGGGGACCGTCTGGGCGGCGAGGACCCAGTCCGCGGGCCGGGGACGGTTGGAGCGGAAGTGGATTTCCTCATCCAGCGGCAATCTGCTCTTCTCATTATTTCACCGGACCGGGGCAGAGCCGGGGCGACTGCCCTCCCTGACCATGGCCATGGCCATTGCCGTCGACGAGATGCTTCAGACCTTTCAGGTTCACTCCAATCTCAAGTGGCCTAATGACATCCAGGTCAAGGGCTGTAAGATCGCCGGCCTGCTGGCGGAGCGGGCCGGGGCGGAGGGGGTGGTGATCGGGGTCGGGCTCAATATCAACATGACGGCCAGTGAACTGGCTTTGATCGACCAGCCGGCCACCTCCCTGAGGAATGAAACGGGCCGGGTATGGAATGTCGAGGAGGTCCTGGCCGTTCTGCTTGCCACCCATCTGCCCCCCTGGCTTGCCTGCTGGGACCGGAATGGATTTTCCGGGTTGCGGGAGCGGTGGATGCAAGGGTGCGGCGGCCTTCATACGCCTTTGGCGGTCCGTGATGGGGAACGCCGCCTTCACGGCACCCTGGCCGGATTTGGTGAAGAGGGTGAGTTGCAGCTACGCCTCCCGGACGGGACGATTCAAACCGTTTGGGCCGGGGAGGTTGTGGCACTCTGA